The Cytophagales bacterium genomic interval GGAGCATTGAATATCACTTATGACATTAATGAGCTAAAACCAACTTCAATCAAAATTTACAATGTGATTGGTGAGCTCATCACTGAAATAAGCAAGCCTGGCGTTTTGTTGAAAGGTGAATATAACTTTGACCTTTCAGCTCAGCCGGATGGCGCTTATTTCGTAAAAATTGAAAGTGGTGATCGTGTGGTTACCAGGAAAGTGAGTATAATTAGGTGATTAAGTGATTATGTGATTATGTATTTTAACAATTTAATTATTATTAGTATTATGAAAAAATTTATTCTTAAAAACCCAGCGATTTTATTCGCGAGCTTTGTACTGGCGCTATTGCTGCCGGGCTTGAGCTTTTCACAGCTTTCAAACGTATTGAGTGAAGATTTCTCCACGGCTGCAGATTCAATGCCCCCGGCAGGATGGGATACAACATGGGTTAATGGTAATCCTACTTATGATAAGTGGCGATTTAATAATCCTACTCCAAGGAGTTTCAGCGCCCCAATTGCTGTACCTTTTGCTATCTTTGACAGCAAATACAATGATTGCCTAAGTAGCTGTATCCCAAATTGTATCTGCCTTATCGCTAAAGAGGTTATCCTTGAATCTCCTCCTTTTGATGCTTCATTGCTAGATACTATCCGGCTTAGCTGGGATCAGAGTTTCTGGATAAATACAGGTGTTACTATCATTGTAAAAGCTTACAACGGTTCAGCATGGATAACTGTGTGGGATACTATGGCAAGTATGGCTTCTCCCGTAGATCAACAAAGAGCAGTTAATATTTCCTCAATTGTTGCAGGAGCTTCAAATGCAGCAGTAAGGTTTGTATATACTACAACAGTATCAAGTGATTCATACTGGATCATTGACAATGTAAAGATCGATGCAACATGTGCAGGGCTGCCAATTGCAAATTTTTCATCAGATTCTACCCAGGGTGTCTGTTCCCTCAACGTCCAGTTTTCCGATTCTTCTACCAATACTATTGGATGGAGTTGGACATTCGGGGGGGGAACACCTGCAAATTCTACCGCACAAAATCCAACAGTAACGTACAGCACTCCGGGAACTTATGATGTTACATTAACAGCTTTCGGCTGTGGTAGTGATAGTAATACGATTACTAAAACCGGACATATATTTGTAGATGTTTGTGTTGGTATCAATGAATTAATTGGTTTTGAGTCGTTAACCGTATCTCCAAATCCAACAACGGGAGAATTAAATATCACTTATGATATCAATGAGGTAGTACCAACTTCAATCAAAATATACAACGTGATTGGCGAGCTTATTACAGAAACAAGCCAAACTAACGGTTTATTGAATGGTAATTATAGCTTTGACCTGGCTGCACAGCCGGATGGCGCTTATTTTGTAAAAGTTGAGAGCGGAGATCGTGTTGTTACCAGGAAAGTGAATATAATCAGGTGATCAAGTGATCAAGAGATTCAGAACTGCTGACCTGTCGTAAAATAAAATGTCATATTAAGTTGGCAATTGGCAAAAGGCAGTTGGCAAGTACACATTTTGCCAACTGCCTTTTGCCAATTGCCAACTTTTTTATTAAAAGAAGAATTTTCATATTCTGCAAAAAAAAGGGATTTTTGGAAGTCCTGATTGTGTAGTAGAAATTCTTTCCCCGTCCTCTATTGAAGTGGATAGGTATAAAAAAATGGCTCTTTATGAAAGATTTAAGATCAAAGAATATTGGATAGTAGATGTAGCAAATAAAGCTATTGAGATTTTTACATTGGAAGACGATAAATATAAGATTTTTTCTTTTGCTGCTGAAAAAGGAATTATAAAATCAAAAGTTATTAAAGGATTTAAAATTGAGATATCGGAAATTTTTGGATCATTAATGAAAAAACCAAAAACTATGAACTAAAAAATGTAAGGGTTTATGCTGTTTCCTGTTGTCAATCTAAATTGGTTGTTGGTTGTTGGTTATTTGTTATAGTTTTTTAGTTTTTGGTTGTGGTTTTTGGTTTTTTGGTTACTGGTTGTCGTTGAGCATTA includes:
- a CDS encoding Uma2 family endonuclease, whose translation is MLQKKGIFGSPDCVVEILSPSSIEVDRYKKMALYERFKIKEYWIVDVANKAIEIFTLEDDKYKIFSFAAEKGIIKSKVIKGFKIEISEIFGSLMKKPKTMN